A single Saccopteryx bilineata isolate mSacBil1 chromosome 9, mSacBil1_pri_phased_curated, whole genome shotgun sequence DNA region contains:
- the ZNF527 gene encoding zinc finger protein 527 isoform X2, translated as MVGPISERFIQRCHVGELQEFGLSISKPNMIFLLEQGKEPWMVEEEMSDGQYTDWESWYEIKGLSPKWYIDEEEISQSIVMGSLTDYDLECSSFREAWKYEGKFEHHHGNQERLFRQVTNLKEIYAVKRENVHNSERSVLLKSVLLTQQRVPTVQQEYKFDIYDNMCPLNSVLIEHKRQHAENGSLIVNECEEVNQSTYLIHDTVIPPGEKPYESNDFSNLLSFHSLLTQHQATHFGKLANECGDAFSCYSFFTQPQRIHSGEKPYACSNYGKAFSHDFFLSEHQRTHIGEKPYECKECNKAFRQSAHLAQHQRIHTGEKPFACNECGKAFSRYAFLVEHQRIHTGEKPYECKECNKAFRQSAHLNQHQRIHTGEKPYECNQCGKAFSRRIALTLHQRIHTGEKPFKCNECGKTFGYRSHLNQHQRIHTGEKPYECMKCGKFFRTDSQLNRHHRIHTGERPFECSKCGKAFSDALILIHHKRSHAGEKPYECNKCGKAFSCGSYLNQHQRIHTGEKPYECNECGKAFHQILSLRLHQRIHVGEKPYNCNECGNNFSCASALRRHQKIHNRETL; from the coding sequence ACTGGGAGTCTTGGTATGAAATCAAGGGATTATCTCCAAAATGGTACATTGATGAAGAGGAAATATCCCAGAGCATAGTAATGGGAAGCCTTACAGATTATGACTTGGAATGCTCCAGTTTCAGAGAAGCTTGGAAATATGAGGGTAAATTTGAGCACCATCATGGAAATCAGGAGAGGCTTTTCAGGCAAGTGACAAATCTTAAGGAAATCTATGCtgtgaaaagagaaaatgtaCATAATTCTGAGAGAAGCGTTCTCTTGAAGTCAGTACTTCTAACACAACAGAGAGTTCCCACCGTACAGCAAGAATATAAATTTGATATTTATGATAACATGTGTCCTCTAAATTCAGTCCTAATTGAACATAAAAGACAACATGCTGAGAATGGATCTTTGATAGTTAATGAATGTGAAGaagtcaaccagagtacataccTTATTCATGACACAGTAATTCCTCCTGGGGAGAAACCTTATGAAAGTAATGATTTTTCAAATCTCTTAAGTTTCCACTCACTACTTACTCAGCATCAAGCAACTCATTTTGGAAAATTAGCCAATGAATGTGGTGATGCCTTTAGCTGTTACTCATTCTTTACTCAACCTCAGAGAATTCACAGTGGAGAGAAACCATATGCATGCAGTAACTATGGAAAAGCCTTTAGCCATGACTTCTTTCTTAGTGAACATCAGAGAACTCATAtaggagagaaaccatatgaaTGTAAGGAATGTAACAAAGCCTTTAGACAGAGTGCACACCTTGCTCAACATCAGAGAATccacactggagaaaaaccctTTGCATGCAAtgaatgtgggaaggcctttagCCGCTATGCCTTCCTTGTtgaacatcagagaattcacacgggagaaaaaccatatgaatgTAAAGAATGTAACAAAGCCTTCAGACAGAGTGCACACCTTAATCAGCATCAGAGgattcacactggagagaaaccctatgaatgtaatcaatgtggaaaagccttcagCAGACGCATAGCCCTTACTTTGCATCAAAGaattcatacaggagagaaaccctttAAGTGTAATGAATGTGGGAAGACGTTTGGGTATCGCTCACACCTTAAtcaacatcagagaattcatactggagaaaagCCTTATGAGTGCATGAAATGTGGGAAGTTTTTTCGGACTGATTCACAACTTAATCGACATCatagaattcatactggagaaagACCTTTTGAATGCAGtaaatgtgggaaagccttcagtgaTGCTTTAATTCTAATTCATCATAAGAGAAGTCAtgcaggagagaaaccctatgaatgtaacaAATGTGGAAAGGCCTTCAGTTGTGGCTCATACCTGAAtcaacatcagagaattcacactggggagaaaccctatgaatgtaatgaatgtgggaaGGCTTTCCATCAGATATTGTCCCTTCGGCTACACCAGCGAATTCATGTTGGAGAAAAACCCTATAACTGTAATGAATGTGGGAATAATTTTAGCTGTGCCTCAGCCCTTAGAcgacatcagaaaattcataatAGAGAAACTCTctga